TCGACAGCCGACCCGCGACGAACTCGGGGTGCCGCATGACCGCGACGTGGAAGGGGATCGTCGTCTGCACCCCGGCGACCGCGAACTCGGCCAGCGCGCTCGCCATGCGGCGGATGGCCTCGCCGCGGTCCCGGCCCCACACGATCAGCTTGGCCATCAGCGGGTCGTAGTAGAGCGGGACCTCGGCGCCCTCGTACACGCCGGCGTCGACCCGCACCCACGGCCCGGCCGGCGGGCGCCAGGCGGTGATCCGCCCGGGCGAGGGGCGAAAGCCCGCCGCCGGGTCCTCGGCCGAGATCCGACACTCGAGCGCCCAGCCCCGCGTGGTCACCTCGTCCTGGGTGTAGCCGAGCTTCTCGCCCGCCGCCAGGCGGAGCTGTTCGCGCACGAGATCGACGCCCGTCACGAGCTCGGTCACCGGGTGCTCCACCTGGAGGCGCGTGTTCACCTCGAGGAAGTAGAACCGGCGCTCCTGGTCGACCAGAAACTCCACGGTGCCGGCGTTCTGGTAGCCGACGGCCGCCGCCAGCCGACAGGCCGCCTCGCCCATGTCGTTCCGGAGGGCGGCGTCGACCAGCGGGGAGGGCGCCTCCTCGATCAGCTTCTGGTGCCGGCGCTGGATCGAGCACTCGCGCTCGCCGAGGTGCACGACCTGGCCGTGGGCATCGGCCAGGATCTGGACCTCGACGTGTCGCGGCTCGGGGAGGGCCTTTTCCAGGTAGACCGCCGCGTCACCGAAGGCCGACGTCGCCTCGGAGCGGGCCAGGCGCAAGGCCGAGGCGAGCTCACCGGGGCCCGCGACCAAGCGCATCCCCTTGCCGCCCCCCCCGAGCGCCGCCTTGATCATCACGGGATATCCCAGCTCTTGCGCCAGGCGGGTGGCCTCGGCGTCGCTCCCGATGGGCTCGCGGGACCCCGGCACCAGCGCGAGACCGCAGCTCGAGGCCGCTCGACGGGCCGCGACCTTGTCGCCCATCGTCGCGATCGCGCCGGCCGGAGGCCCGACGAACGTGAGGCCCGCCGCCCGGCACGCCTCGGCGAATCGAGCGTTCTCGGCGAGGAAACCATAGCCCGGGTGGACCGCTTCGGCCCCGCTGCGGACGGCGATCTCGACCAGGCGGTCGATCGCAAGGTAACTCTGGATCGCCGGCGCCGGGCCCACGAGATGGGCCTCGTCGGCCAGCCGCACGTGCAGGGCCTCCCGGTCCGCCTCGGAAAAGACGGCGACGGTGGCGATCCCGGCCTCGCGACAGGCGCGGATCACGCGGACCGCGATCTCGCCGCGATTGGCGATCAGCACCTTGCCGAAAGGACTCACTCGCCGGCCGGGCACGTCGGGTCAGCGGGGAAGCGCCCGGAGCGCTTCCTCCAGGAAGGAGCCATCGACGAGGTCGCGGGAGGCGAGGCTCCGGGTGATCATCCCGGTCTTGTGATACCAGGCGAGCTGTCGCCCGATGTCGGTCACGTCGAGCCGGCCGTCGCGGTCCTGATAGGGAAAGCCGACGCGAATGATCTCAGGCCTGGCCTCGGTGTACCTGGCTGTGATGGCCACCACCTCGTCATAGCCGGGTCCGGGAGCCGGCTTGCCGTCCTTGACGGCGAGCACGGTGTCGAAGTAATGACGCGAGGCGCGCAGGTAGCCTTTCATGAAGGCCACCGCCCGCTCCCGGTCCTGGGCGAACCTGTGGGAGTAGAAGATCGCCGCCACCTGGTACGGGAGCCTGTCCCCGACCCAGAACAGGATCCGGCCGAACCCCTTCTCCACCGCAGTTCCGGCGAACGGCTGCGGAATCAGGATGGCGTCCACGCGCTTCCCCTCGAGCGCCTCGGCCATGGCGCCGAGCGTCCGGAGCGGCGCGGGCTCGACGTCACCCAGGGCAAGCCCCTCCCGCTCGACCAGGTTTCCGAGCATGTAGTGGAAGGTAGAGCCGAGCTGGGTGATCCCGACCTTCTTCCCCCGCAGGTCCTTCACCGACTGGATGGGTCCGCCCTTCTGAACGACGAGCGCCGTCAGAGGATAGCCAGCCCACTCCCGTCCCTTGTCCGCCACCACCCACAGCTTCTCGCCGCCCGCCACGATGTTGTAGAGCCCGGCGGTGAGGCCGGTCGCGCCCACCTCGAGGTCGCCGGAGGCGATGGCGACCGCGACCGGCTGGGCGGCCTGGAAGTAGACGAGCTCGGGCTCCACACCGGCGTCGCGGAAGAAGCCCTTCTCGACGCCGACGAAGATCGGGGTGGACGACGTGAGCTTGAGGACGCCGACCTTGACCCGCTTGGGCTCGGCGGCACCGGTCCCGGCGGCAGTGGCCACCGCGAGCCCGACGGCCAGGAGCCATACCGCGCGGCGCACGGGAGGGAGCCCGGTCAACGCCCGTGGAGATCGAGGCCGGGGAAGAAGTAGGGGATCTCGAACGCCGCCGAATCCGGCGAATCCGAGCCGTGGACCGCATTCGCCTCGATCGACTCGGCGAAGTCCTTCCGGATGGTGCCCGGCGCCGCCTGGGCCGGGTTGGTGGCACCCATCAGCTCGCGGACACGCGCGATGGCGCTCTCCCCCTCCAGCACCATCGCGATGCAGGATCCGTCGCTCATGAACCGGGTCAAGCTCCCGAAGAACGGGCGCGTCCGATGGACCGCGTAGAACCCCTCGGCCTGGCCCACCGTCAGATGAACCATCCGGATGGCCAGGATCCGGAGCCGGGCCGCCTCGAGGCGGGCGATGACCTGACCGGCCACGCCCTTACGAACGGCGTCCGGCTTGACGATGACCAGCGTCCGCTCGACGGCCATCTCAGCGGACCACCATGTGCGTAGCGCTCAGGCTTCGCATTGCGCGCGATTGGTCCCAGAGCTCCTCAGCGGCCACCGAGCACCTGGGCCACCGTCCGCCCGATGTCCGCCGGGCTCGTGACGACCCGGGCTCCGGCCCGGCCCAGAGCGGCCATCTTCTCGGCCGCGGTGCCCTTGCCGCCGGCGATGATGGCGCCGGCGTGTCCCATGCGTCGCCCCGGCGGCGCCGTCTGGCCGCAGATGAACGCGACCACGGGCTTCCCGAAGCCCTTGGCGACCACGGCGGCGGCGGCTTCCTCGCCGGTGCCGCCGATCTCCCCGATCAGCACGACGCACGTCGTCTCGGGGTCGTCCCGGAACAGCTGCAGGACGTCCACGAACGTGGTGCCGATGATGGGGTCGCCGCCGATGCCGACACAGGTGGACTGCCCGATGCCGAGTCCCGTGAGCTGGTGGACGGCCTCGTAGGTGAGCGTGCCGCTCCGCGAGACCACGCCGACCGGCCCCGGCTTGTGAATGTGGCCGGGCATGATGCCGACCTTGGCCTGGCCCGGCGTGATGAGCCCCGGGCAGTTCGGACCGATCAGCCGCGACCGCCGGTCGGCCAGAAACGCCTTGGCCCGGACCATGTCGAGGGTCGGGATCCCTTCGGTGATGCAGACGATCAGCTCCAGGCCGGCGTCGGCGGACTCCATGATGGCATCGGCGGCGGCGGCCGGCGGGACGAAGATCAGCGACGCGGTGGCCTGCTGCTGCTCGACGGCGGCCGCCACCGTGTCGTAGACCGGGATGCCCTCGTGGGTGGTGCCGCCCTTGCCGGGAGTGACGCCCGCCACCACCCGGGTGCCGTACTCGCGGCAGCGCTGGGCGTGGAACGACCCCTCCCGGCCCGTGATCCCCTGGACGAGCAGGCGCGTCTCGCG
This sequence is a window from Candidatus Methylomirabilota bacterium. Protein-coding genes within it:
- the accC gene encoding acetyl-CoA carboxylase biotin carboxylase subunit, which codes for MSPFGKVLIANRGEIAVRVIRACREAGIATVAVFSEADREALHVRLADEAHLVGPAPAIQSYLAIDRLVEIAVRSGAEAVHPGYGFLAENARFAEACRAAGLTFVGPPAGAIATMGDKVAARRAASSCGLALVPGSREPIGSDAEATRLAQELGYPVMIKAALGGGGKGMRLVAGPGELASALRLARSEATSAFGDAAVYLEKALPEPRHVEVQILADAHGQVVHLGERECSIQRRHQKLIEEAPSPLVDAALRNDMGEAACRLAAAVGYQNAGTVEFLVDQERRFYFLEVNTRLQVEHPVTELVTGVDLVREQLRLAAGEKLGYTQDEVTTRGWALECRISAEDPAAGFRPSPGRITAWRPPAGPWVRVDAGVYEGAEVPLYYDPLMAKLIVWGRDRGEAIRRMASALAEFAVAGVQTTIPFHVAVMRHPEFVAGRLSTAFVERMGPTVTRGDARASRIAVVAAALHAYRRARQIAATPPPTAGPSRWALAARPAARRFPR
- a CDS encoding ABC transporter substrate-binding protein — translated: MRRAVWLLAVGLAVATAAGTGAAEPKRVKVGVLKLTSSTPIFVGVEKGFFRDAGVEPELVYFQAAQPVAVAIASGDLEVGATGLTAGLYNIVAGGEKLWVVADKGREWAGYPLTALVVQKGGPIQSVKDLRGKKVGITQLGSTFHYMLGNLVEREGLALGDVEPAPLRTLGAMAEALEGKRVDAILIPQPFAGTAVEKGFGRILFWVGDRLPYQVAAIFYSHRFAQDRERAVAFMKGYLRASRHYFDTVLAVKDGKPAPGPGYDEVVAITARYTEARPEIIRVGFPYQDRDGRLDVTDIGRQLAWYHKTGMITRSLASRDLVDGSFLEEALRALPR
- the ndk gene encoding nucleoside-diphosphate kinase → MAVERTLVIVKPDAVRKGVAGQVIARLEAARLRILAIRMVHLTVGQAEGFYAVHRTRPFFGSLTRFMSDGSCIAMVLEGESAIARVRELMGATNPAQAAPGTIRKDFAESIEANAVHGSDSPDSAAFEIPYFFPGLDLHGR
- the sucD gene encoding succinate--CoA ligase subunit alpha; this encodes MSVLVGRETRLLVQGITGREGSFHAQRCREYGTRVVAGVTPGKGGTTHEGIPVYDTVAAAVEQQQATASLIFVPPAAAADAIMESADAGLELIVCITEGIPTLDMVRAKAFLADRRSRLIGPNCPGLITPGQAKVGIMPGHIHKPGPVGVVSRSGTLTYEAVHQLTGLGIGQSTCVGIGGDPIIGTTFVDVLQLFRDDPETTCVVLIGEIGGTGEEAAAAVVAKGFGKPVVAFICGQTAPPGRRMGHAGAIIAGGKGTAAEKMAALGRAGARVVTSPADIGRTVAQVLGGR